One Methanococcus aeolicus Nankai-3 DNA segment encodes these proteins:
- the pyrH gene encoding UMP kinase: MKIVFALGGSVLMPKEGASVDKIKEYADVFKKMKDENNEICIVVGGGNTARTYISVAREFANESFCDEIGILATRMNSMLLISALDNYAVKKVPENFKDAEIILNLNKIVVMGGTHPAHTTDAVAASLAEYIDADMLVVATNVDGVYDKDPRKHADAKKIKQLTTKELLNITGSASIEAGSSTIIDPLASKIIDRAKLKTIVIEGAPEEILKILNNTHSGTIINP; this comes from the coding sequence ATGAAAATAGTTTTTGCATTAGGTGGTTCTGTATTAATGCCTAAAGAAGGGGCATCGGTAGATAAAATAAAAGAATATGCTGATGTGTTTAAAAAAATGAAGGATGAAAATAATGAAATATGTATTGTGGTCGGAGGAGGAAACACGGCACGGACTTACATTTCTGTTGCAAGAGAATTTGCAAATGAATCATTTTGTGATGAAATTGGAATACTTGCCACAAGAATGAATAGTATGTTGTTAATATCTGCACTAGATAATTATGCCGTTAAAAAAGTGCCTGAAAATTTCAAGGATGCGGAAATAATATTAAATTTAAATAAAATTGTGGTAATGGGGGGAACACATCCAGCACATACAACAGATGCTGTTGCGGCATCACTTGCGGAATATATTGATGCCGATATGCTTGTAGTAGCTACAAATGTAGATGGAGTATATGATAAAGACCCGCGAAAACATGCTGATGCTAAAAAAATAAAACAATTAACTACAAAAGAATTATTAAATATTACTGGTTCAGCGTCAATTGAAGCAGGGAGCTCCACGATTATTGACCCATTGGCATCAAAAATTATCGACAGGGCAAAATTAAAAACCATTGTTATTGAGGGAGCTCCCGAAGAGATTTTAAAAATACTAAATAATACCCACAGCGGAACAATAATAAATCCATAG
- a CDS encoding DUF2116 family Zn-ribbon domain-containing protein has protein sequence MAVEKHSHCIMCGVSIPPDEILCSEKCREAYTKKRKKMIRTQQIYLLIVFAVIAIFILTKFF, from the coding sequence ATGGCAGTAGAAAAACATAGCCATTGTATAATGTGCGGAGTATCAATTCCGCCAGATGAAATATTATGCTCCGAAAAATGTAGGGAAGCATATACTAAAAAGAGAAAAAAAATGATTAGAACTCAGCAAATATATTTATTAATTGTATTTGCCGTAATTGCAATATTCATATTAACAAAATTCTTTTAA
- a CDS encoding tetratricopeptide repeat protein produces MFIKNIIHTVLGKDKDLVNEGNKLYFKGKYLEAIDKYLEAISINPTNKTAKLKIEASNKIICLYKDISLNYQNGDYEKCIPLCKNIIQLNPKDQKIKYMEYRINNIIKWIQKGDLFYKTYRYNLAVDNYKKILKLNPDDEKYVHKVNELNDIIKKIKLLKQKCDELYNSKRYHDTIDAYSELLELCPCDMDIHDVLGDIRRELNRIEILRQRGEKLQNKGEYELAYNIYREILDAYPYDEGALNEICGLKKIVYEIYNEEGINAISEFNYGLALCNFLKIKELNMEFSKKEHDELNNNIELFSKCLELKENGDNELKLGNYQNALNYYNQLLTLMPNDKDIKYKVKKCNENIDKINLLLNNGTNLLNCKEYTRAYAIYNKILKIEPNNIEGMKGAEYCEKILDDIDRLKNKGDELYNFGDYQKATVIYGDILKIEPKNKEIIDKIDLCRTFIDKIKNLMNEGYDAINENRYKTALNIFNMILSICPADKEAKSNCEKIKKYLKLIKKGDRLCLHNAYEKAHLYYNCAHEIFKNEELKEKIEFNGLMVYNENVKIANKALSNKNYYSAIEYYKKAQMYADNNKEDIIDKINTLSEIIESVEIAEQKYKNGNYTLSLKEYIKLNNLTNGQYADEIEKNNKIIKYIEKGNGLYNNKKYAESISYYQKVMEYNPSDIQIMEKIQKIDNLKSFENRENIEFNMENYDIALQHYSTYLTYLEDKYINNF; encoded by the coding sequence ATGTTCATTAAAAATATTATTCATACTGTGCTGGGAAAAGATAAAGATTTAGTTAATGAGGGAAATAAATTATATTTTAAAGGCAAATATTTAGAAGCTATTGATAAATATTTAGAAGCTATATCTATAAATCCAACCAATAAAACTGCTAAATTAAAAATAGAGGCATCTAATAAAATTATATGTCTATATAAGGATATTTCTCTAAACTATCAAAACGGAGATTATGAAAAATGTATCCCATTATGTAAAAATATAATTCAACTGAATCCAAAAGACCAAAAAATAAAATATATGGAATATCGTATCAATAATATTATAAAATGGATACAGAAGGGGGATTTATTTTACAAGACTTATAGATATAATTTGGCAGTAGATAACTACAAAAAAATATTAAAATTAAATCCGGACGACGAGAAATATGTACATAAAGTTAATGAACTTAATGACATAATCAAAAAAATTAAATTGTTGAAACAGAAATGCGATGAATTATACAATTCTAAAAGATATCATGATACAATAGATGCATACAGTGAATTATTGGAGTTATGTCCATGTGATATGGATATTCATGATGTATTGGGAGATATACGGAGGGAACTAAATAGAATAGAAATATTGAGGCAAAGGGGGGAAAAATTACAAAATAAGGGAGAATATGAACTTGCATATAATATATATCGAGAAATTTTGGATGCCTATCCATATGATGAAGGGGCTTTAAATGAGATATGTGGACTTAAAAAGATAGTATATGAAATATATAATGAAGAAGGAATTAATGCAATTAGTGAATTTAATTATGGGTTGGCATTATGCAATTTTTTAAAAATAAAAGAACTTAATATGGAATTTAGTAAAAAAGAGCATGATGAATTAAATAATAATATAGAATTATTTAGCAAATGCTTGGAATTAAAAGAAAATGGCGATAATGAATTGAAATTGGGTAATTATCAAAATGCTCTGAATTATTATAATCAATTATTGACATTAATGCCAAATGATAAAGATATAAAATATAAAGTAAAAAAGTGCAATGAAAATATCGATAAAATTAACTTATTACTAAATAATGGGACTAATTTATTAAATTGCAAAGAATATACTCGAGCCTATGCAATATATAATAAAATTTTAAAGATTGAGCCCAATAATATAGAAGGTATGAAAGGGGCAGAATATTGTGAAAAAATATTGGACGATATAGATAGATTAAAAAATAAAGGGGATGAATTATATAATTTTGGCGATTATCAAAAAGCCACTGTAATATATGGCGATATATTAAAGATTGAGCCCAAAAATAAAGAGATAATCGATAAAATTGATTTATGTAGGACATTTATTGATAAAATTAAAAATCTAATGAATGAGGGATATGATGCCATTAATGAAAATAGGTACAAAACCGCATTAAATATATTTAATATGATTTTATCAATATGTCCCGCAGATAAAGAAGCTAAATCAAATTGTGAAAAAATAAAGAAGTATTTAAAATTAATTAAGAAAGGAGATAGATTGTGCCTCCATAATGCATATGAAAAAGCACATTTATATTATAATTGTGCTCATGAAATTTTTAAAAATGAGGAATTAAAGGAAAAGATAGAATTCAATGGGTTGATGGTGTATAATGAGAATGTCAAAATTGCAAATAAAGCACTATCTAATAAAAATTACTACTCTGCAATAGAATATTATAAAAAAGCACAAATGTATGCAGACAACAATAAAGAAGATATTATTGATAAAATAAATACTTTATCAGAAATTATTGAATCAGTTGAAATAGCTGAACAAAAATATAAAAATGGAAATTATACTTTATCTTTAAAAGAATATATTAAATTAAATAATTTAACCAATGGCCAATATGCTGATGAAATAGAAAAAAATAATAAAATAATAAAATACATCGAAAAAGGGAATGGGTTATACAATAATAAAAAATATGCGGAATCTATTTCATATTATCAAAAAGTTATGGAGTATAATCCATCAGATATACAAATTATGGAAAAAATCCAAAAAATTGACAATTTAAAATCATTTGAAAATAGGGAGAATATTGAATTCAATATGGAAAATTATGATATTGCACTTCAACATTATTCAACATATTTAACATATCTGGAAGATAAATATATTAATAATTTTTAA
- a CDS encoding NAD(P)/FAD-dependent oxidoreductase — protein MRTIIIGSGAAGLTTASTIRRYDKEMEITVITMDKYIAYSPCAIPYAICGEIPSFDDIIMHTPEEYKKNRLIDVITESEVLTVNSENNNITYKDSNGKINELSYDNLVIATGGSSFIPPIEGIDLEGVFKLRTIEDGMKIKEYAENSKSAVVAGAGAIGLEMAYALKVMGLDVVVIEMAPQVLPRALDIDMAETVKKYLEDIGIKFIIGKPLAKIIGEDKVRAIYADDREIDTDMIILATGVRSNTELAKMAGCEVGRWAIKVNEKMETSIPNIYAVGDCVEVKDFITGQTTLSPFGTTAVRQGKVAGKNIVGIEAKFNPVLNAMVSKIGDIEMAGTGMSELGAHQNRLKVVVGKSKALTRARYYPDGKLIEVKLICDNNKHIVGCQIVGGERVAERVDAISIAIVNHMTCKELADMEFCYAPPVSMVIDPLALAAENACDKFKKIKKE, from the coding sequence ATGAGAACTATAATAATAGGAAGTGGTGCTGCTGGACTCACTACTGCATCTACGATAAGAAGATACGATAAAGAAATGGAAATAACCGTAATAACAATGGATAAATATATAGCATATTCCCCATGTGCTATACCTTATGCAATATGTGGCGAAATTCCATCATTTGACGATATAATAATGCACACACCAGAAGAATATAAAAAAAATAGATTAATTGATGTAATCACTGAATCCGAAGTATTAACAGTTAATTCAGAAAATAATAATATAACATATAAGGATAGCAATGGCAAAATAAATGAATTATCATATGATAACCTGGTAATAGCAACAGGCGGTTCCTCGTTTATTCCTCCTATTGAGGGCATAGATTTAGAGGGGGTATTCAAACTAAGAACAATTGAAGACGGAATGAAAATAAAAGAATATGCTGAAAATTCGAAAAGTGCCGTAGTTGCAGGTGCAGGAGCTATTGGATTAGAAATGGCATATGCCTTAAAAGTTATGGGTCTTGATGTGGTTGTAATTGAAATGGCTCCGCAAGTGCTTCCAAGAGCATTAGATATTGACATGGCTGAAACCGTTAAAAAATATTTGGAAGATATTGGCATAAAATTCATAATTGGAAAACCATTGGCAAAAATAATTGGAGAGGATAAGGTTAGAGCAATATATGCCGACGATAGAGAGATTGATACAGACATGATTATATTGGCAACAGGAGTTAGATCAAATACGGAGCTCGCTAAAATGGCGGGCTGTGAAGTAGGAAGATGGGCAATAAAGGTAAATGAAAAAATGGAGACTTCAATACCTAATATATATGCTGTTGGAGATTGTGTCGAAGTTAAGGATTTTATAACTGGGCAGACAACTCTTTCGCCATTTGGAACCACAGCAGTTAGGCAAGGTAAAGTTGCAGGTAAAAATATTGTAGGAATTGAAGCTAAATTTAATCCAGTCTTAAATGCCATGGTATCAAAAATAGGAGATATTGAAATGGCTGGAACTGGTATGAGTGAGCTCGGTGCTCACCAAAATAGGCTCAAAGTAGTAGTTGGAAAATCAAAGGCACTAACCAGAGCAAGATACTACCCAGATGGAAAATTAATAGAAGTTAAATTAATATGCGATAATAACAAGCACATTGTCGGATGCCAGATTGTAGGGGGCGAACGAGTTGCTGAAAGAGTAGACGCCATTTCAATAGCTATTGTAAATCATATGACTTGTAAAGAGCTCGCAGATATGGAATTCTGCTATGCGCCCCCTGTTTCGATGGTAATTGATCCATTAGCTCTTGCAGCTGAAAATGCATGCGATAAATTTAAAAAGATTAAAAAGGAATAA
- the mer gene encoding 5,10-methylenetetrahydromethanopterin reductase, translating into MKFGIEFVPNEPITKLSYYVKLAEDNGFEYCWITDHYNNRNVYMALTAIAAATNKIKIGPGVTNPYVRSPAVTASAMITLDEVSTGRAVLGIGPGDKATFDALGIEWTKPVSTIKKAIADMKALMDGERLEEGAVLAIKPSTKIPIYMGAQGPKMLETAGMISDGVLINASNPKDFEAAVPLIRKGAEAAGRSMDEVDVAAYACMSVDKNADKAKGAASPVVAFIAAGSPPMVLERHGIDQEKVATISAALKKGDFGTAFGTVDDTMLEAFSLYGTPDEVVEKIAALGKMGVTQIVAGSPIGPNKDTSIKLIGKKVVPAVKDL; encoded by the coding sequence ATGAAATTTGGTATTGAATTTGTTCCTAATGAACCCATAACAAAATTAAGTTACTATGTAAAATTGGCAGAAGATAATGGATTTGAATACTGCTGGATTACAGACCACTACAACAACAGAAATGTATATATGGCATTAACAGCAATCGCAGCAGCTACAAACAAAATTAAAATAGGACCTGGTGTAACCAACCCCTATGTAAGAAGCCCAGCTGTTACAGCATCAGCAATGATTACATTGGACGAAGTATCAACAGGAAGAGCTGTTTTAGGAATAGGTCCCGGAGATAAAGCTACATTTGATGCTTTGGGAATTGAATGGACAAAACCTGTATCCACAATTAAAAAAGCTATTGCAGATATGAAAGCTTTAATGGATGGAGAAAGATTAGAAGAAGGAGCAGTTTTAGCAATTAAGCCATCAACAAAAATCCCAATTTACATGGGAGCTCAAGGACCAAAAATGCTTGAAACAGCAGGTATGATTTCAGATGGTGTATTAATTAACGCATCAAATCCAAAAGACTTCGAAGCAGCAGTTCCATTAATTAGAAAAGGGGCAGAAGCAGCAGGAAGAAGCATGGATGAAGTAGATGTTGCAGCTTATGCTTGTATGTCAGTTGATAAAAACGCAGATAAAGCAAAAGGAGCAGCAAGCCCAGTTGTAGCTTTCATTGCAGCAGGTTCGCCACCAATGGTTTTAGAAAGGCATGGAATTGACCAAGAAAAAGTAGCAACAATTAGTGCAGCATTGAAAAAAGGAGACTTCGGAACAGCATTTGGAACAGTAGATGATACAATGTTAGAAGCATTCTCCTTATACGGAACACCTGATGAAGTAGTTGAAAAAATAGCAGCTCTTGGAAAAATGGGAGTAACACAAATTGTTGCAGGTTCCCCAATTGGACCAAACAAAGACACCAGCATTAAATTAATCGGTAAAAAAGTTGTTCCAGCAGTTAAAGATTTATAA
- the cofH gene encoding 5-amino-6-(D-ribitylamino)uracil--L-tyrosine 4-hydroxyphenyl transferase CofH — MDFDSYADNYSKSISKKQCLELFEDNENLFNILNCANKINKKINGNTITYVVNRNINFTNICVGDCKFCAFKVDENHNDAYFINPKEIGKKAFEAKKLGCTEVCIQGGLRNNIDVELQSNILKEVCSATKPLGGIHIHAFSPMEVKFASENSGLDIKEALMILKENGLNTMPGTAAEILDDNIRAELCPSKLSTKEWIKIVKTAHKVGIKTTSTMMYGHIEEYKHIVNHLFILKEIQEETGGITEFVPLSFMHKMAPIYYEGNARGGSSGIEDLKVYAISRMLFGDTIKNIQVSWVKLGIKLAQMGLKCGANDFGGTLMEENISKSAGASYGTYMGAEEIRNVINAIGGAPRERDTFYNILE; from the coding sequence ATGGATTTTGATAGTTATGCGGATAATTACAGCAAAAGTATCTCAAAAAAACAATGTTTAGAATTATTTGAAGATAATGAAAATCTTTTTAATATTTTGAATTGTGCAAATAAAATCAATAAAAAAATAAACGGAAACACCATAACATATGTTGTAAATAGAAATATTAATTTTACAAATATTTGTGTGGGAGATTGTAAATTTTGTGCCTTTAAGGTTGATGAAAACCATAACGATGCCTATTTTATTAATCCAAAAGAAATTGGAAAAAAAGCTTTTGAGGCAAAAAAATTGGGATGCACAGAGGTATGTATTCAGGGCGGACTACGCAATAATATAGATGTGGAGCTCCAATCCAACATATTAAAAGAAGTTTGTTCTGCCACAAAACCACTTGGAGGAATACATATTCATGCGTTTTCGCCCATGGAAGTAAAATTTGCATCCGAAAATTCTGGATTAGACATTAAAGAAGCACTAATGATATTAAAAGAAAACGGATTAAACACAATGCCGGGAACTGCTGCGGAAATATTGGATGACAATATTAGGGCCGAATTATGTCCTTCGAAATTATCTACCAAGGAATGGATAAAAATAGTAAAAACAGCACATAAAGTAGGAATTAAAACAACTTCTACTATGATGTATGGACATATTGAGGAATATAAACACATTGTAAATCATTTATTTATTTTAAAAGAAATTCAGGAAGAAACTGGCGGAATTACGGAATTTGTACCACTTAGTTTTATGCATAAAATGGCACCAATATATTATGAAGGAAATGCAAGAGGAGGGAGCTCCGGGATTGAAGATTTAAAAGTTTATGCCATTAGTAGAATGTTATTTGGAGATACTATTAAAAATATTCAAGTTTCTTGGGTTAAATTGGGAATTAAATTGGCACAAATGGGATTAAAATGCGGTGCAAATGACTTTGGGGGGACACTTATGGAAGAAAATATTTCAAAATCAGCCGGTGCAAGTTATGGAACTTATATGGGTGCCGAAGAAATTAGAAATGTTATAAATGCCATTGGTGGAGCTCCCAGAGAAAGAGATACATTTTATAATATTTTAGAGTAA
- a CDS encoding RNA-binding protein produces the protein MEIKRRYCLNKKEIKKLKEELNNIFEKEIIPNKANIEIAITEDYEMVLANNEPIAFKINNKVYPTLKTILKHNLNSGKVVVDMGALRFIANGADVMAPGIVDADEEIKEGDIIFVVDENHNKPLCVGIALMDGKSMKESNKGKAINTIHYIGDDVWNF, from the coding sequence TTGGAAATAAAAAGAAGATACTGCCTAAATAAAAAAGAAATAAAAAAATTAAAAGAAGAACTAAATAATATATTTGAAAAAGAAATAATACCAAATAAAGCAAATATAGAAATAGCGATAACAGAAGATTATGAAATGGTTTTAGCAAATAACGAACCAATAGCATTTAAAATAAATAATAAAGTATATCCTACCTTAAAAACAATATTAAAACACAATTTAAACAGTGGTAAAGTTGTTGTAGACATGGGAGCTCTGAGATTTATAGCAAATGGTGCCGATGTTATGGCTCCTGGCATAGTAGATGCGGATGAGGAAATAAAAGAAGGAGATATAATTTTTGTAGTTGATGAAAACCACAATAAACCATTATGTGTTGGTATTGCTTTAATGGATGGCAAAAGCATGAAAGAATCAAATAAAGGCAAAGCAATAAACACTATTCATTATATTGGGGACGATGTTTGGAACTTTTAA
- a CDS encoding HemK2/MTQ2 family protein methyltransferase, whose amino-acid sequence MEKNPTIKIKDITIKIHPKVYEPAEDSELLINNLTEVKNKSVLDVGTGTGIQAINAKKQGAKKVIGIDINPYAIETAIENIKLNKLDANKISFIESDLFNSIKTEYKFDVILFNAPYLPTTEEEKLEKYLNYAFDGGIDGRKVLDRFIKEVSNYLKENGVIQIVQSSLTGEEKTIELLKKYGFKAEKTASMKFPYEELQIITGWKNGK is encoded by the coding sequence ATGGAAAAAAATCCCACAATTAAAATAAAAGATATAACTATAAAAATTCACCCAAAAGTTTATGAACCTGCGGAAGATAGCGAATTATTAATAAATAATTTAACAGAAGTCAAAAATAAATCAGTTTTAGATGTCGGAACAGGGACAGGGATTCAGGCAATAAATGCAAAGAAGCAGGGGGCTAAAAAAGTAATTGGAATAGATATAAATCCTTATGCCATAGAAACAGCAATAGAAAATATAAAATTAAATAAATTAGATGCCAACAAAATATCATTTATTGAAAGCGATTTGTTTAATAGTATAAAGACAGAATATAAATTTGATGTAATTTTATTTAATGCCCCTTATCTCCCTACAACAGAGGAGGAAAAATTAGAAAAATACTTAAATTATGCCTTTGATGGCGGTATTGATGGAAGAAAGGTATTGGACAGATTTATTAAAGAAGTATCTAATTATTTAAAAGAAAATGGAGTAATTCAAATAGTGCAATCTTCATTAACCGGGGAGGAAAAAACCATCGAGTTATTAAAAAAATATGGATTTAAGGCAGAAAAAACAGCATCAATGAAATTTCCATATGAAGAACTACAAATAATAACAGGTTGGAAAAATGGAAAATAA
- a CDS encoding Nif3-like dinuclear metal center hexameric protein encodes MKAIDIINTIEEFAPKELAIERDNIGLQVGNDINKEVKKIGIALDPSLSVVKKAEKEDIDFLFTHHPILKDPIRTITGVIYEKLKILSKNDIILYSAHTNLDICKNGLNDALVDLYNLKDVNNLYDNGLGRVGLFDGSFPELLDITKNNICKNPVVVGAPNLTKDKNLTVAVLSGYGLSQSSINFVSNKNIDVYISGDLTHHSKIIAEENNLCIIDGGHYGTEVYGLKFIKKYLENRLNIPIVSLDF; translated from the coding sequence ATAAAGGCAATTGATATTATAAACACAATAGAAGAATTTGCACCAAAAGAATTGGCAATAGAAAGGGATAACATAGGGCTTCAAGTTGGAAATGATATAAATAAAGAAGTTAAAAAAATCGGGATAGCATTAGACCCTTCTTTAAGTGTGGTAAAAAAAGCAGAAAAAGAGGATATTGATTTTTTATTTACCCACCATCCAATATTAAAAGACCCGATAAGAACAATTACAGGCGTTATTTATGAAAAACTAAAAATATTATCGAAAAATGATATTATATTATATTCAGCACATACAAACCTTGATATATGTAAAAATGGTTTAAATGATGCTCTTGTTGATTTATACAATTTAAAAGATGTAAATAATTTATATGATAATGGACTTGGTAGAGTTGGATTATTTGATGGCTCTTTCCCGGAGCTCCTTGATATAACAAAAAATAATATATGTAAAAATCCTGTTGTGGTGGGAGCTCCCAACCTCACCAAAGATAAAAATTTAACCGTGGCCGTGTTGTCAGGTTATGGATTATCCCAGAGCTCCATAAATTTCGTATCAAATAAAAATATTGATGTATATATTTCAGGGGATTTAACCCACCACTCAAAAATAATTGCAGAAGAAAACAATTTATGTATTATCGATGGTGGACATTATGGAACAGAAGTTTATGGGCTGAAATTTATTAAAAAATATCTTGAAAATAGGTTAAATATTCCTATTGTGTCCCTTGATTTTTAA
- a CDS encoding CBS domain-containing protein → MELTIVQKEILQELIAIYEEKNKAVKGTEIAIKLNRNPGTIRNQMQALRALNLVDGVPGPKGGYVPTGQAYRSIGLLCDKKDITVPIYKDNKPVEGVFVEKIIFDTIAHEKSCSSMIHIRGDTKLFSAGDIVKIGPTHHNKITVVGKIAGRDDINHILLIDVIGVMSVPNIPVESILHNKKEMIFLKPTATIREASKLLYSKNIHGVPIVSDETNQLLEGIITLHDIAKSLAEGLENGTVDKIMVKDVITISTKDKIFDAIEKMDKHKVGRLIAVNEDNKVEGIITRTDIMDLLNGAPLLNV, encoded by the coding sequence ATGGAGCTCACCATAGTTCAGAAAGAAATTCTTCAAGAATTAATTGCAATATACGAAGAAAAAAATAAAGCAGTGAAAGGGACAGAAATAGCCATTAAATTAAATAGAAACCCCGGAACAATTAGAAATCAAATGCAAGCTTTAAGGGCTTTAAATCTTGTAGATGGAGTTCCGGGACCAAAAGGAGGCTATGTTCCAACAGGTCAGGCATATAGGTCAATAGGTCTTTTATGCGATAAAAAAGACATCACTGTGCCAATATATAAAGATAATAAACCAGTAGAAGGAGTATTTGTTGAAAAAATAATATTTGATACAATAGCTCATGAAAAATCTTGTTCTTCTATGATACATATAAGGGGAGATACCAAATTATTTAGTGCTGGAGATATTGTAAAAATTGGACCTACTCACCACAATAAAATAACAGTTGTTGGTAAAATAGCGGGGAGAGACGATATAAACCATATATTACTAATTGATGTAATTGGAGTTATGAGTGTGCCAAATATCCCTGTGGAAAGCATATTACATAATAAAAAAGAAATGATATTTTTAAAACCAACCGCAACAATAAGGGAGGCCTCAAAATTATTATACTCTAAAAATATCCATGGTGTGCCAATAGTTAGTGATGAAACTAATCAACTACTTGAAGGAATTATAACACTTCACGATATTGCCAAATCTTTGGCAGAAGGACTTGAAAATGGCACAGTGGATAAAATTATGGTAAAAGATGTTATTACCATATCTACAAAAGATAAAATATTTGATGCCATTGAAAAAATGGACAAACATAAAGTAGGTAGATTAATTGCCGTAAATGAAGATAATAAAGTTGAGGGCATTATTACTAGAACAGATATTATGGATTTATTAAATGGAGCTCCCCTCCTAAATGTTTGA
- a CDS encoding tRNA(Ile)(2)-agmatinylcytidine synthase — protein MFIGIDDTDSRDKYCTTYIGTLLMEQLEKKYKMDIPKLIRMNPMVKYKTRGNGGVSLRVLGKNDGAPLSNRDIEYIKETVINLVEKYSDFECEGTNPGIVFLSEENYNKNKEILNNYYKKVLKDIVDINYTKEILDKVGAEYIIYKKGLGIIGALGSIASNPPFTYELLTYRKKEKWGTKRTIDSNSVVEMDKKTIPYTYNNVDGNKQIIAPNTKCPVLYGIRGTKKETLLEAMNMVNSEEIDKYRIYLTNQGTDIHLRNFKIKDIYANTGVRVYGEVSSNPKNIKNIVLFEIKDHTGTINCIAYEPTKSFRNIIRALKMGDLVAVYGTVRDSPFEINIEKIKIIKLAKQYIKDKKCECGGTLKSKGKGSGYKCNKCKKTIPYNDIKLIEIKRDVIEGFYEVPVSARRHLSKPLLLF, from the coding sequence ATGTTTATAGGCATTGACGACACAGACAGCAGAGATAAATATTGCACAACCTATATAGGAACTTTATTGATGGAACAATTAGAAAAAAAATATAAAATGGACATTCCAAAGCTTATAAGAATGAATCCTATGGTTAAATATAAAACTCGTGGAAATGGAGGAGTTTCTTTAAGGGTGTTGGGTAAAAATGATGGAGCTCCATTATCCAACAGAGACATAGAATATATAAAGGAAACAGTTATAAACCTAGTGGAAAAATATTCAGATTTTGAATGCGAAGGCACAAATCCTGGTATTGTGTTTTTAAGCGAAGAAAATTATAATAAAAATAAAGAAATTTTAAACAATTATTATAAAAAAGTTTTAAAAGACATTGTAGATATAAATTACACAAAAGAAATTTTAGACAAAGTGGGGGCAGAGTATATAATTTACAAAAAAGGTCTAGGAATTATAGGGGCCCTGGGAAGTATTGCATCAAATCCACCATTTACATACGAGCTATTAACATACCGAAAAAAAGAAAAATGGGGAACAAAACGAACAATAGACAGTAATTCAGTAGTTGAAATGGATAAAAAAACTATTCCATACACATACAATAATGTAGATGGAAATAAACAAATAATAGCTCCAAATACAAAATGTCCCGTATTATATGGAATTAGGGGAACTAAAAAAGAGACATTACTGGAAGCTATGAACATGGTAAATAGTGAAGAAATAGATAAATACAGAATATATTTAACAAACCAAGGAACAGACATTCATTTACGGAATTTTAAAATTAAAGATATTTATGCCAATACGGGAGTTAGGGTGTATGGAGAAGTTTCAAGCAATCCAAAAAATATAAAAAATATTGTATTATTTGAAATTAAAGACCATACTGGTACAATAAATTGTATAGCTTATGAGCCAACAAAATCATTTAGAAATATTATCAGGGCTTTAAAAATGGGGGATTTAGTGGCAGTATATGGAACTGTTAGAGATAGTCCATTTGAGATAAACATAGAAAAAATAAAAATAATAAAATTAGCTAAACAATATATTAAAGACAAAAAATGTGAATGTGGGGGAACACTTAAATCAAAAGGAAAAGGTAGTGGATATAAATGCAATAAATGTAAAAAAACTATACCTTATAACGACATAAAATTAATAGAAATAAAAAGAGATGTAATTGAAGGGTTTTACGAAGTGCCTGTATCTGCAAGAAGGCATTTAAGCAAACCTCTCCTATTATTTTAA